A window of Lysobacter terrestris contains these coding sequences:
- a CDS encoding DUF4870 domain-containing protein — MLAHLSSLAGFFIPFGNVIGPLIVWLIKKDTMPFVADQGKEALNFNITVAIAAIISGILIFVVIGFLLLAVVAVGWLVLTILACIEANKGVAYRYPFTLRLIS, encoded by the coding sequence ATGCTCGCCCACCTGTCGTCGCTGGCCGGCTTCTTCATTCCCTTCGGGAACGTGATCGGTCCGCTGATCGTGTGGCTGATCAAGAAGGACACCATGCCGTTCGTCGCGGACCAGGGCAAGGAAGCGCTGAACTTCAACATCACCGTCGCCATCGCGGCGATCATCAGCGGCATCCTGATCTTCGTGGTGATCGGCTTCCTGCTGCTCGCGGTCGTCGCCGTGGGTTGGCTGGTGCTGACCATCCTCGCCTGCATCGAGGCGAACAAGGGCGTGGCGTACCGCTATCCCTTCACCCTGCGCCTGATCAGCTGA